The genome window GGAGCAGACGTCGATCCCGTCGATTCCCGGCAGGTCGAGGGCGAGGATGCAGAGTGCAGGTGACTGGGCCATCCCCTTGTCGAGGGCGTCCCGCCCGTCCACGGCGGTGATGATGTCGCACCGCTCCTGCCGCAGTGCATCGGCCAGCTCCCGGAGCCGTTCAGGGTCCTGGTCGGCCAGGATCACCCGGGGCGGTGGGCCGACCCGCTCAGCGGGGCCTTGCCGGGGGAGCACGACCGTGAAGGTGCTCCCGATGCCGGGACTGCTCTCCACGGTTATGGTGCCGCCATGCAGCTCTACGAACCGTTTGACCAGGGTGAGCCCGATGCCGAGGCTGCCCGGTTCCGCCCGGCCCCGTTTTCCCATCTCGAAGCTCCGGAAGATCTGCTCCAGCTCTTTGCTGCCGATACCCCTTCCCTGGTCCGAAACCCTGATCCGCAGCTCTTCGCCCCTCCCGCGCCGTTTTACGGCGTCGATGGCAACGTCCACCCGTCCCCCCTGGTCCGAGAACTTGAGGGCGTTGGTTGCCAGCTCTTCGATGATGAAGGTGAATTTCCCCTTGTCGGCGGTGATGGTGCATCCGTCATCGCCGCAGCCGGCATGGAGCTCCACCCCCCGCTTCCCGGCCGCAGCCCCCAGGCTGTCCATGACGTGGTCCAGCACTTCGCGCACCGGGAACTTCCGGGGCAGGAACAGGGCCATCCCCAGCTCGTCGTTGCAGAGGGAGAGGACCCTTTCCAGCAGGCGCTGAAGCCTCTTGCCCCGGGCGATGATCGTGTCGAGGCAGATGCGCTGCTCGCGGGTGACCGGCCCCATGGCCTCTTCCCGCAGGCACTGGGCGAAATCCACGATATGGTTGAGGGGCCGCTGGAATTCCCGCGACATGTGGGACAGAAAGTCGGTCTTTACCTGGTCGGCGAGGAAGAGGCGCTCGTTGACGCGCTCCAGCTCCTCGGTCCGCTCCATGAGCAGGCGGCGCAGGAGGTCGAGCTCCCGCGAACTGACAATCGTGCGCCGGCGCGTCACAGTCAATGCCTCAGGAAAGGGGCCAGCGGGTGGTGT of Geobacter anodireducens contains these proteins:
- a CDS encoding histidine kinase, with protein sequence MTRRRTIVSSRELDLLRRLLMERTEELERVNERLFLADQVKTDFLSHMSREFQRPLNHIVDFAQCLREEAMGPVTREQRICLDTIIARGKRLQRLLERVLSLCNDELGMALFLPRKFPVREVLDHVMDSLGAAAGKRGVELHAGCGDDGCTITADKGKFTFIIEELATNALKFSDQGGRVDVAIDAVKRRGRGEELRIRVSDQGRGIGSKELEQIFRSFEMGKRGRAEPGSLGIGLTLVKRFVELHGGTITVESSPGIGSTFTVVLPRQGPAERVGPPPRVILADQDPERLRELADALRQERCDIITAVDGRDALDKGMAQSPALCILALDLPGIDGIDVCSRLKAHEQSSQIPVIITAPHRDASVRARCAQAGADGFFALPAEVGDLLMAARGLIARKLSYDFLKRNYEIAASEAFTDPLTGLFNLRQFWLSLDHELKRARRYRRNCSLAMIDIDWFKHYNDCHGHLRGDEVLREAAAVFRGCIRTSDIAARYGGEEFVVIMPETTRELALLAGEKLRRAVEEHPFPLRETQPGGALTISIGIATFPDDAEEGRELVEAADRALYRAKEGGRNRVVAAVADGAD